The Cellulomonas sp. S1-8 genomic sequence CCGGGTGTGATGCAGCACTTCAACGTGCCGGCCCCCTCGCTGGACATGGACTTCTTCACCGACGGCCAGATGTTCGACGGGTCCTCGATCCGCGGCTTCCAGGCGATCCACGAGTCGGACATGAAGCTGATGGCCGACGTGACGACGGCGTACATCGACCCGTTCCGCGTCGAGAAGACCCTCAACATCAACTTCCACATCGTGGACCCGTACACCGACGAGCCCTACAGCCGCGACCCGCGCCAGGTCGCCGCGAAGGCCGAGGCGTACCTGAAGTCGACCGGCATCGCGGACACCGCGTTCTTCGCGCCCGAGGCCGAGTTCTACATCTTCGACGACATCCGGTTCCAGACCCGACAGGACGCGTCGTTCTACTACATCGACTCCATCGAGGCGGCGTGGAACACCGGCCGCAAGGAGGAGGGTGGCAACCTCGGCCACAAGACGCCCTACAAGGGCGGCTACTTCCCCGTGTCGCCGGTCGACCACTTCTCGGACCTGCGCGACCAGATCTCGCTGATGCTCGACGACCTCGGCCTGCAGGTCGAGCGCGCGCACCACGAGGTGGGGACCGCCGGCCAGGCCGAGATCAACTACCGCTTCGACACGCTCGCCAAGTCGGCGGACAAGGTCATGCTGTTCAAGTACGTCGTGAAGAACGTCGCGCACGAGAACGGGCGCACGGCGACCTTCATGCCGAAGCCCCTGTTCGGTGACAACGGCTCGGGCATGCACGTCCACCAGTCCCTGTGGAAGGACGGCGTGCCGCTGTTCTTCGACGAGAAGGGCTACGGCGGCCTGTCCGACATGGCCCGCTGGTACATCGGCGGCCTGCTCAAGCACGCGCCGTCGCTGCTCGCGTTCACCAACCCGACGGTGAACTCGTACCACCGGCTCGTGCCCGGCTACGAGGCCCCGGTCAACCTGGTCTACTCGGCGCGCAACCGCTCCGCGTGCATCCGCATCCCGGTGACCGGCTCGAACCCCAAGGCCAAG encodes the following:
- the glnA gene encoding type I glutamate--ammonia ligase gives rise to the protein MFTKPEEVLAYIRSEDVKFVDVRFCDLPGVMQHFNVPAPSLDMDFFTDGQMFDGSSIRGFQAIHESDMKLMADVTTAYIDPFRVEKTLNINFHIVDPYTDEPYSRDPRQVAAKAEAYLKSTGIADTAFFAPEAEFYIFDDIRFQTRQDASFYYIDSIEAAWNTGRKEEGGNLGHKTPYKGGYFPVSPVDHFSDLRDQISLMLDDLGLQVERAHHEVGTAGQAEINYRFDTLAKSADKVMLFKYVVKNVAHENGRTATFMPKPLFGDNGSGMHVHQSLWKDGVPLFFDEKGYGGLSDMARWYIGGLLKHAPSLLAFTNPTVNSYHRLVPGYEAPVNLVYSARNRSACIRIPVTGSNPKAKRIEFRVPDPSSNPYLAFAAMLMAGLDGIQNRIEPPDPVDKDLYELPPEEHALIQQVPGSLSEVLDNLERDHDFLTAGNVFTPDLIQTWIDYKRSAEVDPIRLRPHPHEFELYYDV